The following are encoded together in the Methylomonas methanica MC09 genome:
- the cas6f gene encoding type I-F CRISPR-associated endoribonuclease Cas6/Csy4: MHIYLEITLLPNPEIGLNFLWSKVFQQLHLGFVEMQGGEGRSPIGVGFPKYWIKDAKFGLGDKCRLFAADEASLERFAAPQRLARLSDYVHCTGIRPVPEKLSGYAVYRRERPKTNPERLARRYAKRHGLDLETALNTTVELKAPVGDAVYPATFRYADMAIPSVALPFIRLQSLSGGQTFCLWIAKTEVAEPVVGRFSTYGLSSSAATVPEF; the protein is encoded by the coding sequence ATGCACATTTATTTGGAAATCACCTTGCTGCCCAATCCCGAAATCGGCTTGAATTTTCTCTGGTCAAAAGTATTTCAGCAATTGCATTTGGGTTTCGTCGAAATGCAAGGCGGGGAAGGGCGGAGCCCTATCGGTGTCGGCTTTCCGAAATACTGGATTAAGGATGCCAAGTTCGGTTTGGGCGATAAATGCCGATTGTTCGCCGCCGACGAAGCTTCGCTGGAACGCTTTGCCGCGCCGCAGCGCTTGGCGCGCCTTAGCGACTATGTGCATTGCACCGGCATCCGTCCGGTGCCGGAAAAGCTTTCGGGTTACGCGGTTTACCGGCGCGAGCGGCCCAAAACCAATCCCGAACGCTTGGCGCGGCGTTACGCCAAACGCCACGGGCTGGATCTGGAAACCGCTCTGAATACGACCGTGGAACTGAAAGCGCCGGTCGGCGACGCCGTTTACCCGGCCACGTTTCGCTATGCGGACATGGCGATTCCTTCGGTGGCATTACCGTTCATTCGCTTGCAAAGCTTGAGCGGCGGACAGACGTTTTGTTTGTGGATCGCCAAAACCGAGGTTGCCGAGCCGGTAGTCGGTCGTTTTAGCACCTACGGGTTGAGCAGCAGCGCGGCGACAGTACCCGAATTTTGA
- a CDS encoding undecaprenyl-phosphate glucose phosphotransferase gives MPLGLGHIFNGLFKQYGHTVILLLRVIDVVMLLAAAWLAHYFWLREINVDSHYRFVIALGVLGAIIFFEIGQVYRPWRNDAMRGELPRIARAWLLALLTVVSIVFLVRMHFWFGSSYRWIASWGVLGLLLMLAARGVMSRILGWLRTRGWSQGRIVLVGLNHMAVAVSRQLNQSSWAGLQVIGFVDDREEDRHSVEDLALPRLGKLSDLTHIVTQRAVDEVWVAFPGASLAERVQHELRHLPVSIRLVIDCFAFKQSKFLSLNTVAGIPTLDVSVSPLHGVNRYIKELEDRLLALVFLLLISPLMLLIAIGVKLSSRGPVFYRQERVGWNNRKFVMLKFRSMPVNAEAKTGAVWAKPGENRATPFGAFLRKTSLDELPQLINVLKGDMSLVGPRPERPDFVEVFKEQVPNYMKKHMVKAGITGWAQVNGWRGDTDLNQRIEHDLYYIQHWSLWFDLEIALRTVLTGFVNKNAY, from the coding sequence ATGCCACTCGGTTTGGGACATATCTTCAACGGGCTGTTCAAGCAATACGGGCACACGGTGATCCTGTTGTTGAGGGTTATCGATGTGGTCATGTTATTGGCCGCGGCCTGGCTGGCGCATTATTTTTGGTTGCGGGAAATAAACGTCGACTCGCATTACCGCTTCGTGATTGCCCTGGGCGTGTTGGGCGCCATCATTTTCTTCGAAATAGGGCAGGTGTACCGGCCCTGGCGCAACGATGCCATGCGCGGAGAGCTGCCGCGTATCGCGCGGGCTTGGTTGCTGGCACTGCTGACCGTGGTTTCGATTGTGTTTTTGGTGAGAATGCATTTCTGGTTCGGCTCCAGTTACCGCTGGATCGCCTCCTGGGGCGTGTTGGGTTTGCTGCTGATGTTGGCGGCCCGGGGCGTGATGTCCCGGATATTGGGCTGGTTGCGGACACGCGGCTGGAGCCAGGGCCGCATCGTATTGGTAGGTTTGAATCATATGGCGGTCGCGGTAAGCCGGCAATTGAATCAGTCTTCCTGGGCCGGTTTGCAGGTAATCGGTTTTGTGGATGACCGGGAGGAAGACAGGCATTCGGTTGAGGACCTTGCATTGCCGCGTCTCGGCAAATTAAGCGATCTGACGCATATCGTTACCCAACGGGCGGTGGATGAAGTTTGGGTGGCGTTTCCGGGCGCGTCTCTGGCGGAAAGGGTGCAACACGAATTGCGGCATTTGCCGGTCAGCATCCGTTTGGTGATCGATTGTTTTGCCTTTAAACAAAGCAAGTTCCTCAGTCTGAATACGGTGGCCGGCATCCCCACGCTGGATGTATCCGTATCGCCCTTGCACGGCGTTAACCGCTATATCAAGGAACTGGAAGACCGATTGCTGGCGCTGGTTTTTTTGCTGCTGATCAGCCCCTTGATGTTGCTGATTGCCATTGGCGTCAAACTCAGTTCTCGCGGGCCGGTGTTTTATCGGCAGGAACGGGTGGGCTGGAACAACCGCAAATTCGTGATGCTGAAGTTTCGCTCCATGCCGGTGAATGCGGAAGCTAAAACCGGCGCCGTGTGGGCCAAGCCCGGCGAGAACCGCGCCACGCCCTTCGGTGCCTTTTTACGCAAAACCAGTCTGGACGAACTGCCGCAATTGATCAATGTGCTGAAAGGCGACATGTCCCTGGTGGGCCCGCGTCCCGAACGCCCGGATTTCGTGGAGGTATTTAAGGAACAAGTGCCCAATTACATGAAAAAACACATGGTTAAGGCCGGCATTACCGGTTGGGCGCAAGTCAACGGCTGGCGCGGCGATACCGATTTGAACCAGCGCATCGAACACGATTTGTATTACATCCAGCATTGGTCGCTGTGGTTCGACCTGGAGATTGCCTTGCGGACTGTTTTAACCGGGTTTGTGAATAAAAATGCCTACTAG
- a CDS encoding polysaccharide biosynthesis/export family protein has protein sequence MLRLTFLLLTVLLPGCFLTPGMEMQTDNGMSEIELPTLKNGQLVKEKLPIQSITADLIIQRETAKRQVVSSLPLVSGNRASYRIGPQDRLQITVWEHPELNDPGGERINPDMAGKVVDDNGDLYYPYACTLHVAGKTVPEVREELTRELSKYFKKVKLDIRVLSFQAHRIAVVGEVTTPGIVAMTETPLTVAEAISRAGGATKESDLNNVALARDGKLYRLNVQALYEKGLTAHNLLLQDGDVLNIGDQKDSKVYVMGEVGRQQAIPINKGRMSLSQALAEAYGVDFNTSRPGDIYVLRPGDMQPEIFRLNAESPDAMILAEQFPLQPHDTLFVGTAGVTQWSRVLNQILPGSFTAMMSTAAMMGI, from the coding sequence ATGCTAAGACTGACTTTCTTATTGTTGACTGTGTTATTGCCGGGCTGTTTTCTGACGCCGGGCATGGAGATGCAAACCGACAACGGTATGAGCGAAATCGAGTTGCCGACCCTGAAAAACGGTCAGCTGGTGAAGGAAAAGCTCCCCATTCAATCGATTACCGCCGACCTGATCATCCAAAGGGAAACCGCCAAGCGGCAGGTGGTGAGCAGTTTGCCCTTGGTTAGCGGCAACAGAGCCAGCTATCGCATCGGGCCTCAGGATCGATTGCAGATTACGGTGTGGGAGCATCCGGAACTGAACGATCCCGGCGGCGAACGCATTAATCCCGACATGGCCGGTAAAGTCGTCGACGATAACGGCGATCTGTATTACCCCTATGCCTGCACGTTGCATGTCGCCGGTAAAACGGTGCCGGAGGTGCGCGAAGAACTGACCCGCGAACTGTCCAAATACTTCAAGAAGGTCAAGCTCGACATTCGGGTGTTGTCGTTTCAAGCCCACCGGATAGCCGTCGTGGGCGAAGTGACCACCCCGGGTATCGTGGCCATGACCGAAACGCCGTTGACGGTCGCCGAAGCCATCAGCCGGGCCGGCGGCGCCACCAAGGAATCCGATCTGAATAACGTGGCATTGGCGCGGGACGGCAAGCTCTATCGCTTGAATGTGCAAGCCCTGTATGAAAAAGGCCTGACTGCTCACAATTTGCTGTTGCAAGACGGCGACGTACTGAACATCGGCGATCAAAAAGACAGCAAAGTCTATGTGATGGGCGAGGTAGGCCGGCAGCAGGCTATTCCGATCAACAAAGGCCGGATGAGTTTGTCGCAAGCATTGGCCGAAGCCTACGGCGTGGATTTCAATACTTCGCGGCCCGGCGACATTTATGTGCTGCGGCCGGGCGACATGCAGCCGGAGATTTTCCGGTTAAATGCCGAATCGCCGGATGCCATGATTCTGGCCGAGCAGTTTCCGTTACAGCCGCATGACACCTTGTTTGTCGGTACCGCCGGCGTAACGCAGTGGTCGCGGGTATTGAACCAGATTCTGCCTGGTTCCTTTACCGCCATGATGTCGACCGCCGCAATGATGGGAATTTAA